One stretch of Aythya fuligula isolate bAytFul2 chromosome 24, bAytFul2.pri, whole genome shotgun sequence DNA includes these proteins:
- the LOC116498352 gene encoding feather keratin Cos2-3-like, whose amino-acid sequence MPLDMGQLRPTIKASPAPCSIIHFSGLRLVGKYAVHLKSQDMSCYSQCLPCRPCGLTPLASSCNEPCVRQCQNSTVVIEPSPVVVTLPGPILSSFPQNTVVGSSTSAAVGSILSCDGVPITSGCCDLSGISSRYCGRRCLPC is encoded by the exons ATGCCTCTGGACATGGGGCAGCTAAGGCCCACTATAAAAGCCAGCCCAGCTCCGTGCTCAATCATCCATTTCTCTGGCCTTCGTCTTGTTGGGAAGTATGCGG TACACCTCAAAT CCCAAGACATGTCTTGCTATAGCCAGTGCCTGCCATGCCGGCCCTGTGGCCTGACCCcgctggccagcagctgcaacgagccctgcGTCAGGCAGTGCCAGAACTCCACCGTCGTCATTGAGCCCTCTCCCGTAGTGgtgaccctgcccggccccatcctcagctccttcccacaGAACACCGTTGTGGGATCCTCTacctctgctgctgttggcagcatcctcagctgtgaCGGAGTCCCCATCACCTCTGGGTGCTGTGATCTCTCGGGCATTTCCAGCCGCTACTGTGGCAGAAGATGCCTGCCCTGCTAA